Part of the Woronichinia naegeliana WA131 genome, TTACGTTACCACCTGTTCCTGCTGTCAGGGTGCTAGGGCTTACGGATACAGAAGCATCGCTAGGTGCTCTGACAAAGGTTTGAGTCACAATCTCATAGGTTGCCATACCTCCTAATCGAGAGGATGTATTAGGGTTGATCCATTGTGTTGTCTGGGCCTTACTAGTGTTAATATCCAATGCCGATGCGCTGAGATGAAGCTCAATCATTTTGTTTTTAGGATCAATGCAGACAAAAAAGCCCTTGGGCGTACCACTTGGGATTCGAGTCCAGGCACTCGGAGTAGTCGGACAGGTAGAACTTTGGGGTGCTTCAGCAATGAGATCAACCAATGGTTGAGGGTTTGTTGGCCATGAACCATAGGAACCATCTGAATTAAGGGCTGGGCCCCACCGATAGATCATATTTTTTCCTAGCCAGGGATCAGTCGTTGTGCCAATACAGTATATTACTGGAGCAGATTGTCCCGCGATATTGAGTCCAAGAATAGGAGTCTGAGTACCTGAATTACAACCTGTGGCCGTACCGAAACTGGTTAAAACTGAGTTTGCCATCTTTATTTCCTCAGTGATAAAGTCGGCCGCTCGATTAAGATTGTACTGAGTATCGCTGGCTATACTGGAGGCCGTATTTTCCCGTAGCATGACTACTGTGCCATAGCCTGCTGCACCTACCACCACTAAAGTCAGCATTGAGGCCATTATTAGTTCAATAAGAGTAAAGCCGGATCGCACTCTTTGATTAATAAGTAGATGATGATAGATTTTCATAAATATTAAGATTTATAACGATGATTTACAATTGTCCGAATAGTCACTGGTTGCATCGGTTACGGCTCCTGTATAAACACCACTTCGCATAATTCCCAGAGCAGAGATCACTAAACAGTATTTTGTACTGGTATTGGGAGAATGAATAATGATCGTTCCCCAATTATTTGTATTGCCTTTATAGGAAAAACGGATGCTTGCACTATTGTTTGCACCATTGAAGTTTTCTAACAAACTTAGATCGGTCAGAACAACTGTTTGACTTAGGCATCCTGCATAGGAATTACCTGCGACACTAGCAGCAACAGCGATGGAGGGAGAATTACTACCGGCGTTAACAGAAACCTTACATTCTTTTCCCATTCTAATCGCATTCCGTTGGGCTTCTTGTAAGGCTCCCTTTACTTGAGCGAGTCCTCCTTGTACTTTGTTTTTTGCAGCCATCGCCATCATGCTCGGTATGGCTAGAGAGGCTAAAACCCCAGCGATAACGGCAACGATCGCCAGTTCCAGCAGTGTCCAGCCTTGGGGATTAACTTGTTTTGGCTCTTGATAAACGATCGCTGGTTTGGGAAGCCAGCCTAGAGAATGGATTACTCTTATCATCATTGTTATAGATGCGAACTAAGCATGAAATTAAAATGAGTATATTCAATTCATACTTAGTTTTCAAGATGATGATTTAAAGATCTAACTTTTTTCTTACTTTCCTTCCCCAAAATGTCCTTAGAGAATTGACCATGCAGCAAAATACTAACGAACTAAAACGCTGTGCTGCAAGTGTTGTTGGTATAGGTTCCTGACCGCATAATACCAATACCGGCGGCAATGACAACACAACGTTGTTCGGTGGTTTTGGTAGAAGCCAAAATAACTGTCAGATTTGCAAAGTCGTTGGTGGAGTTACCTGGATTGCCTTTATAAGAGAACAAAACCGATGATGGCAGCCCCACAGGAGTAATCGTAGAACTCGTTGAAAATGGCCGAGTGTTGGCAGTGAGATTCATGCCAGAAGTAAGGGTGACAGGACTAGTAATACAACCGGCTGGACTCCCTGTTATCCCCATCCCCATAGAGGCGAAATTTACCGTACAAGCCGAACCATTTCTGATGGCTGCCCGTTGAGCTTCCTGAAAGGCTCCCTTAACCTGATTGGCACTGGATTGTAAGGAACTACGACCCATCATGCCCATCATACTAGGAATAGCAAGGGAGGATAAAATGCCAGTAATCACCGCAACAACGGCAATTTCAATTAATGTCCAACCTTGATTATGGACAGGCCATGGCCGCAGAGGGAATAATTTCTGTGTATAAATTCGCCAAGGTTCTAGTATTATCACTGGTTTCCCCTATAGTATAGTTAATCGTTAAAATTTGTGGATTTGGATCAGTCCCTGACGTATTACGAGTCATCGTATAAGATTTACCCATAATAGTCCTGTTCACTGGCGTAGTCGCATCTACTTTTGCCTCTAGTCTTCTCGCGAAACCAGCGTTATAAGTCGGCGTTGTCTGGGGGCAACAAGTGTTAGGAGTGCTAGAAGTGCTAGGAGTACAAGCTGTAACCCCACCAGATGGACTTGTATAAATCGCATCAGTTTCTGGCAAAACTGCTTGTGAACGTATATTTTCTAAATCTTGCTGAATCCAATAATTTGCTTGCGCTTGTCGTTCCGCCTTTACTTGCATCCAAACTGCCATCGTAATCCCGTTCAAGGCTCCCATCAGAAAAGCAAAAGATATCATCAGGGCCGCTAAAACCTCTAACATGGTGAATCCCTGATTGGGAAATGTGGAAGTTAGTAACAACTCTTTGAATGGCAAAAATTGAGCTTTTTTTTCATCAGGAAACATTAAATAGAGAGCGTGTCCGATAAAAATATTAACAGGATTCAGTAGCTCAGATAAAGGGAATCGTATATCTACTTAATAACTATTATCTTGGATAAAAAGTCTGGGTGACAAGAGTGCGTTAGAAAATTTAGTAAAATCTGTGTAAAAACAAGAGAATACTGAGTATTTTGACTAAGGAATTCCGTATTTTCTCAATGGTGTTTTCACTCCCATCAGAGTTAAGCTGTTTTTGCCTGGCGTTCTAACTCGGTAGATAGGTCAGTCTGACTTTTCCCGTTAAGTCCAAAATCCAGCAATGCAAACTTCTAGAGGCTTTATCTGGCAAGGGTTTGAGTAATGATTCTCTTGACAGGAAAAAAATATTCTGAAGCCATCATCCCGCTTATCGTTCAAATTTCAAAAACAAAGGATGAAGGGAGTATGAGACTGTAAAATGGAGAAAATCTTAAAGGGCAGGTCAAAAAATGTTGGAATGGTGGACAAAAAACTTTGCCAGTTGTGAATTGGGAGACGAGAGGCTAAACAATCGTGCCTTCTCGATTGGGAAAAAGTTAAGTGAGGGGTTTGGAAAAGCCTTATCAGAAGTGTTTAAGGGAGGAAACGAGTTAAAGAGGGCCTATGAATTTTTGGGAATCCGAAAACAGACTTTGTCAAGATAATAGAGCCGCACTGTGAAATGACAACTGCCGCCGTAGAAGAATATAAGATAATGCTATCAGTCGGAGATACGACCTTCTTAGATTATCGCAATATCAAGGAAAAAAGGGAAGGGTATGGGCCGACTGGAAAAGGAGGGAATGGATTAATACTGCATAGTGCTTTAGCAATTGAGCCAGAAAAAGGACAAGTATTAGGTTTATTATGGCAAAAACTGTGGAATAGGGAGGTAAAAGAAAAGCCCCCAACAGATGAAACGGCGAAGCAGAAAAAAGAAAGACAGAAAGAACAAAGAAAAGCAGCTCGTCAAAGACCATTTGAGGAAAAAGAATCCTACAAATGGGTAGAGGCTCTAAACACCTGTGAGAAACAGGTAGAAAGTTCAACGAGGGTAATTCATGTATTTGACAGAGAAGGAGATGTTTCAGAAGTCTTTGACTCAGTGCGTCAACTCAAGCATACAGGAGTGCTGGTCAGAGCGTCTCATAATCGTAGTTTAGACAAAAATAGTGAACGACTTTGGCAACATTTGGAATCAGAACCGATTCGTTTTCATCAAGAAATCGAGATTCCGAGTACAGGAAAAAGAAAAGCACGGAAGGTTAAGCTTGCCGTCCGATTTTGCTCAGTTAATCTACGAACTCCCTATCGTTTCGATAATCGTGACCCGTTGAATGTCTATGCTGTTTATGCGACAGAAATCGATTGTCCCGAAGGCGAAACTCCTTTATCTTGGATGCTTCTGACTACAGAAGTTGTTGAGACTATTGAGATGGCTGTCACTATTCTTCGTTGGTACACCTACCGATGGCGGGTTGAAGAATTTCATAAAGTCCTTAAGTCTGGTTGTCAGAGTGAGCGTTATCGACTTGCCTCTGATGGAATGAAAACTCTTTTGGGTTTTTTAAGTGTCATTGCTGTTGAACTTTTACACGTTACTTATCTTCATCGTACCCAGCCCGATGCTCTCGCGATTGAAATTCTTAATCCTCTTCAACTTCAGGTGTTAAAAGCAGCCGCCTCTCAAAAACTTCCCCCTATTTTGACTGTTGCTTGGGCTGTCGAGTCTGTTGCTTTTCTTGGTGGTTATCTTGAACATCGTCGTAAAACTCCTCTCGGTATCCAAGTCCTTTGGCGCGGTTGGTTGAAGTTGCATGACCTTTGCCAAGGCTGGCAGCTTGCAATCCGCACTTAACGGGAAAAGTCAGATAGGTCAGTCTGCGATCGCGGCAATAACTACGATCCAGAAAACCGATCCACAGATCTACCAGGTCTCTGTCACAGGAGAAAAGATCAACTAAACTGCCTGAGGCTGGGGCTGAGGCTGAAACTGGAAGAGAGAATAGACGACATTGCGACGAATATCAATCATCATCTCTAGGAACATTTCATAACCCTCCTGCTTGTATTCAATTAAGGGATCTTTTTGACCATAACCCCGTAAGCCAATCGATTCCCGTAAAGCTTCCATTGATTGCAAATGTTCGCGCCAGAGATTATCAATTTGTTGCAGAATAAAAAAGCGTTCGGCTTCTCGCATCAGTCCAGGACGAACTTGATCAACTTGATGTTCTTTGAGATCGTAGGCTTTACGAACTTCTTCATGGAAGAAAATTTTCATTTCGGGAACCGTCATGTCGCCCATATCTTCCACCGTCACATCTTCCAAAAGATAGATAAATTCCTTGGCTTTGTTAAGCATATTTTCCAAATCCCACTCTTCAGGTGGTAATTCCATATTAACGTAGGCATCCACAATTTCATCCATTGTTTTTTCGGCATAAACTAACACCTGCTCTTTAAGATCAAAGCCTTCTAAGACACGACGACGTTCCGCATAAATGGCTTTCCGTTGATTGTTCATTACTTCGTCATACTCGAAAACCTGTTTCCGAATATCGTAATAATAGGTTTCTACTTTTTTCTGAGCATTTTCCAAAGAACCAGTCAACATTCTTGATTCGATGGGCATATCCTCTTCCACTCGAAAAGCTTCCATTAAACCGGCTACGCGATCGCCGCCAAAAATACGCAGTAAATTGTCACCTAAACTCAGGAAGAAACGGGTAGAACCAGGATCACCTTGCCGTCCCGCCCGACCCCGCAACTGGTTGTCAATACGACGGGATTCATGACGCTCTGTACCAATGACGTGCAAGCCACCCAACTCAACAACTTCAGAGTGTTCCTTACTGGTAAATTTTTCGTATTCCTTGCGGATGAGATTGTAGGCTTCCCGTAGCTTTTGAATCACCAAGTCTTTTGTGGGAGCCTTTTCTGAAGCGATCGCCAATTTATCCTCAGCTTCTAATTCCGTTAAACTTTGCAAGCCGTACTCACTAACGGCTACCTTAACCGCTTCCTTCAGCACGATCTCCGCCTCTTTGGAAATCTGAGTGGGGAAAATTTCTGCTGATACTTGCCAGGTCTTTTTCTTGCCCGTTGCCCCAAAACCCTGGGGACGCTCCCGACCCCCAAAACCTATACCAGCAGTGGTTAACGAACTATCTTCAGGCTGGACAATTTGGGGCATAAAATACTCGCGGACTTTCAAGCGGGCCATATAGTCCGAGTTACCGCCGAGAATAATGTCCGTTCCTCGACCCGCCATGTTGGTGGCAATGGTGACAGCCCCCTTGCGACCGGCCTGGGCAATAATTTCTGATTCCCGTTCCACATTCTCTGGACGCGCATTAAGGATATTGTGGGGAATTTTCATGTCTGCCAATAAACGGGAAATGACTTCCGATTTTTCCACACTGGTTGTTCCCACCAAAATCGGGCGACCTTGTTGATGTAATTCTTCGCATTCCAGGGCGATCGCCTTCCATTTTGCCTCTTCATTTTTATAGACCACATCGGGCCAATCCTGACGACGAGAAGGGCGATTAGTGGGGGTGATTGTCACCTGCAAATTGTAAACTTTTTCTAATTCCGTTTCTTCGGTTTTAGCGGTTCCCGTCATACCGGATAATTTGGGATAAAGCAGAAAGAAATTTTGATAGGTAATGGTTGCTAACGTTTGACTTTCCCGTTGAATTTCTACCCGTTCTTTGGCTTCAATCGCCTGGTGCAGTCCATCACTCCAACGACGACCCATCATAATCCGTCCTGTAAATTCATCCACAATGACCACTTCATCATCACGGACGATATAGTTAACATCTTTGAGAAATAATTCCTTAGCTTTAACTGCATTGAAAATATAATGGGCCCAGGGATCATCCTTATCAAATAAGTCCTTAGTATTGAGTAATTGTTCTGCTTTTTCAAAACCTTCATCAGTCATGAGCACATTGCGTTGTTTTTCATCCACGTCATAATGTTCATCCTTAATGAGTTGGGCAGCGATCGCGGAGGCTTCCATATACTTTTCCGTCGGTCGTTCCACTTGACCCGAAATAATTAACGGGGTTCGCGCTTCATCAATTAAAATCGAATCCACCTCGTCAATCACACAAAAATTAAAGGGACGCTGTACCACTTCTACCATCGTCGTGGCCATATTGTCGCGCAAATAGTCAAAACCTAGTTCACTATTGGTTGTATAGGTGACATCACAGGCATAGTTTTTCTTCCGTTCTTCAGGAGTCATGCCCGATTGCACTAGTCCAACGCTTAAACCGAGAAAACGATGAATTTGCCCCATCCATTCCGCATCTCGTCGCGCCAGGTAATCGTTAACCGTGACCACATGAACCCCTTTGCCCGTTAATCCATTCAAATAGGCCGGTAGGGTTGCCACCAGAGTTTTCCCTTCCCCCGTCTTCATTTCCGCGATCTGGCCTTTGTGGAGAATGATGCCACCAAGTAATTGCACATCAAAATGGCGCATTCCTAGCACCCGCTTGCCTGCCTCTCGGACTACAGCAAAGGCTTCGGGGAGAATTTCATCTAAAATTTCCTCGGTTTCCTCATTGGTTTTAGCTTTTTCCAGTGCCTCCCGAAAAGCGACGGTTTTTTGCTTGAGTTCATCGTCACTCAATACCGCAATATCCTCTTCTAGCACGTTTACTTCGGCAACGTAGGGCTGGAATTTCTTGAGTTTGCGAGCGTTGGGATCACCAAATAGTGCTTTAAACATAGGAATTTTAGACGGTTTAGGCGTTTACGGTTCTGACTGGGGACGACTCCCTGTTCAGTTTGCTATTTTTTAAGTAACGTAACAATCTATTCTATCACTGCTGTTACGGACAGGGGCGGTTCAGGGTAAGTCAGGGGAGACGGCGATCGCCTTATGTATTGACATTATGTATGTCAATAAGTTAATTTTAGGATTATGGATTTTGAGTGGAATGCCAAGAAAAATCAAGCGAATATTGAAAAGCACGGCATTGATTTTGAGTTTGCTAAAGAAATCTTTGCGGGAATTTGGCTCAGTAAGCGCGATAATCGAAAAGACTATGGTGAAGATCGTTTTCTTGCTTTAGGCTTATTCGATCAGTTTGTTTTGTTAGCTGTCTATACCCAAAGAGATCAAAAGATACGCTTAATTTCTGTTAGGCGAGCTAATGCTCAAGAAAGGAGGATTTACTATGGCTATATCGAGAGAGGAACAATTGAAGATTCTTGGTCTGATGCAAGACTCCGAGATTGATTATGCCGATATTCCTGCAACTGATGAAGCATTTTGGCAGGATGCGAGAGTTAATTTTGCGGCGGTTAAAGTTCCTGTAACAATTCGCTTAGAGCCTGATGTTTTGGCTTGGTATAAAGCCCAAGTTCCGCGAGGGTATCAAACCTTAATTAATCACGTTTTAAGAAAGTATATGTTAGAGAACCAACCCATTGAAAAGGTTTAACGATTAATATAGGATCAAAGCTTACAAGCCAGATACTTCTGAGTCCATAATCGCTGCGGTTTGGCATTCTTCTGTCCATCCTAAATCTAATTCATCTATAATTGAACAAGCTTGAGCTAGTTCTTGATCTTCTTGTTGTCGTTGCCATTGTTGCAAGATTGAGATGATTAATAAGTTTTTATCTTCAACTTTTTGGTCGAGATAATAAACTAATTCATCGGGTAGAGAAATTGAAATAGTAGTCATTTTTACCTTTGAGTGAATTTGTTGGCGATCGCGTCTCTACTGGTTAAACTGATCAGC contains:
- a CDS encoding transposase — protein: MLEWWTKNFASCELGDERLNNRAFSIGKKLSEGFGKALSEVFKGGNELKRAYEFLGIRKQTLSR
- a CDS encoding prepilin-type N-terminal cleavage/methylation domain-containing protein; the encoded protein is MIILEPWRIYTQKLFPLRPWPVHNQGWTLIEIAVVAVITGILSSLAIPSMMGMMGRSSLQSSANQVKGAFQEAQRAAIRNGSACTVNFASMGMGITGSPAGCITSPVTLTSGMNLTANTRPFSTSSTITPVGLPSSVLFSYKGNPGNSTNDFANLTVILASTKTTEQRCVVIAAGIGIMRSGTYTNNTCSTAF
- a CDS encoding BrnA antitoxin family protein, with translation MQDSEIDYADIPATDEAFWQDARVNFAAVKVPVTIRLEPDVLAWYKAQVPRGYQTLINHVLRKYMLENQPIEKV
- a CDS encoding prepilin-type N-terminal cleavage/methylation domain-containing protein, producing MFPDEKKAQFLPFKELLLTSTFPNQGFTMLEVLAALMISFAFLMGALNGITMAVWMQVKAERQAQANYWIQQDLENIRSQAVLPETDAIYTSPSGGVTACTPSTSSTPNTCCPQTTPTYNAGFARRLEAKVDATTPVNRTIMGKSYTMTRNTSGTDPNPQILTINYTIGETSDNTRTLANLYTEIIPSAAMACP
- a CDS encoding BrnT family toxin, whose product is MDFEWNAKKNQANIEKHGIDFEFAKEIFAGIWLSKRDNRKDYGEDRFLALGLFDQFVLLAVYTQRDQKIRLISVRRANAQERRIYYGYIERGTIEDSWSDARLRD
- a CDS encoding IS4 family transposase, with amino-acid sequence MTTAAVEEYKIMLSVGDTTFLDYRNIKEKREGYGPTGKGGNGLILHSALAIEPEKGQVLGLLWQKLWNREVKEKPPTDETAKQKKERQKEQRKAARQRPFEEKESYKWVEALNTCEKQVESSTRVIHVFDREGDVSEVFDSVRQLKHTGVLVRASHNRSLDKNSERLWQHLESEPIRFHQEIEIPSTGKRKARKVKLAVRFCSVNLRTPYRFDNRDPLNVYAVYATEIDCPEGETPLSWMLLTTEVVETIEMAVTILRWYTYRWRVEEFHKVLKSGCQSERYRLASDGMKTLLGFLSVIAVELLHVTYLHRTQPDALAIEILNPLQLQVLKAAASQKLPPILTVAWAVESVAFLGGYLEHRRKTPLGIQVLWRGWLKLHDLCQGWQLAIRT
- the secA gene encoding preprotein translocase subunit SecA, with product MFKALFGDPNARKLKKFQPYVAEVNVLEEDIAVLSDDELKQKTVAFREALEKAKTNEETEEILDEILPEAFAVVREAGKRVLGMRHFDVQLLGGIILHKGQIAEMKTGEGKTLVATLPAYLNGLTGKGVHVVTVNDYLARRDAEWMGQIHRFLGLSVGLVQSGMTPEERKKNYACDVTYTTNSELGFDYLRDNMATTMVEVVQRPFNFCVIDEVDSILIDEARTPLIISGQVERPTEKYMEASAIAAQLIKDEHYDVDEKQRNVLMTDEGFEKAEQLLNTKDLFDKDDPWAHYIFNAVKAKELFLKDVNYIVRDDEVVIVDEFTGRIMMGRRWSDGLHQAIEAKERVEIQRESQTLATITYQNFFLLYPKLSGMTGTAKTEETELEKVYNLQVTITPTNRPSRRQDWPDVVYKNEEAKWKAIALECEELHQQGRPILVGTTSVEKSEVISRLLADMKIPHNILNARPENVERESEIIAQAGRKGAVTIATNMAGRGTDIILGGNSDYMARLKVREYFMPQIVQPEDSSLTTAGIGFGGRERPQGFGATGKKKTWQVSAEIFPTQISKEAEIVLKEAVKVAVSEYGLQSLTELEAEDKLAIASEKAPTKDLVIQKLREAYNLIRKEYEKFTSKEHSEVVELGGLHVIGTERHESRRIDNQLRGRAGRQGDPGSTRFFLSLGDNLLRIFGGDRVAGLMEAFRVEEDMPIESRMLTGSLENAQKKVETYYYDIRKQVFEYDEVMNNQRKAIYAERRRVLEGFDLKEQVLVYAEKTMDEIVDAYVNMELPPEEWDLENMLNKAKEFIYLLEDVTVEDMGDMTVPEMKIFFHEEVRKAYDLKEHQVDQVRPGLMREAERFFILQQIDNLWREHLQSMEALRESIGLRGYGQKDPLIEYKQEGYEMFLEMMIDIRRNVVYSLFQFQPQPQPQAV
- a CDS encoding type II secretion system GspH family protein, producing MMIRVIHSLGWLPKPAIVYQEPKQVNPQGWTLLELAIVAVIAGVLASLAIPSMMAMAAKNKVQGGLAQVKGALQEAQRNAIRMGKECKVSVNAGSNSPSIAVAASVAGNSYAGCLSQTVVLTDLSLLENFNGANNSASIRFSYKGNTNNWGTIIIHSPNTSTKYCLVISALGIMRSGVYTGAVTDATSDYSDNCKSSL